One Esox lucius isolate fEsoLuc1 chromosome 1, fEsoLuc1.pri, whole genome shotgun sequence genomic region harbors:
- the tsku gene encoding tsukushin: MEFTAMGAEDCSIPWRCKVGYTGLSGRANSQHFYLMTKRMMAFLMCFGLWMMLAAHGQAGNVKNCHPSCNCEVENFGLFDSFSLTRVQCRGVGHSTNPIPIPLDTAHLDLSSNSLSVLTDVMLSGPGYTTLVSLDLSNNFISRVSPKALSRLRYLETLDLSHNSLESLAEGCFSGLPLTEVDLSHNLFREFDLDVFITKGHGEPITVDLSHNRLTVVSRSSSRSPLLHVQSLTLAANQLRAVPKLTGIPLRDLSLDGNLISRIDEGAFEDLKGLVHLSLSGLPELSDIQPNSFRGLQSLQVLDLSDNNKLRTLSPVVFSGLVSLQELNLSNSGVTSLPNNMLSHLPNIKSITLDKNIHCWRTRKQGQFHRQLEPEHIHDMVLTCDVS; the protein is encoded by the coding sequence AGGATGATGGCCTTCCTCATGTGTTTTggcctgtggatgatgctgGCTGCCCACGGCCAGGCTGGAAACGTGAAGAACTGCCACCCGAGCTGCAACTGTGAAGTGGAGAACTTCGGCCTGTTCGACAGCTTCAGCCTGACCAGGGTGCAGTGCAGGGGAGTGGGCCATAGCACCAACCCTATCCCTATCCCTCTGGACACGGCCCACTTGGACCTGTCCTCCAACTCCTTGTCTGTGCTGACCGATGTCATGCTCTCTGGGCCTGGCTACACCACCTTGGTCAGCCTGGACCTCAGCAACAACTTCATCTCCAGGGTCAGCCCCAAGGCCCTGTCCAGGCTACGTTATCTGGAGACTCTAGACCTCAGCCACAACTCCCTGGAGAGCCTGGCCGAAGGCTGCTTCTCTGGCCTCCCCCTTACAGAGGTGGATCTCAGCCACAATCTCTTCCGTGAGTTTGACCTGGATGTTTTCATCACCAAAGGACACGGAGAGCCAATAACCGTGGATCTGTCCCACAACCGGCTCACGGTGGTCTCTAGAAGTTCGTCTAGGAGCCCCTTGTTACATGTCCAGAGCCTGACTCTAGCAGCCAACCAGCTAAGAGCCGTACCCAAGCTTACAGGCATCCCACTGAGGGACCTAAGCCTGGATGGGAACTTAATCTCCCGCATTGATGAGGGGGCTTTTGAAGACCTCAAGGGCCTAGTTCATCTGTCCCTCAGTGGGCTTCCTGAGCTCTCTGACATCCAGCCTAACAGTTTCAGAGGGCTACAGAGCCTTCAGGTCTTGGACCTCTCCGACAACAACAAGCTACGAACACTGAGTCCAGTTGTGTTCAGTGGACTTGTGTCTTTACAGGAGCTCAATCTCTCCAACTCTGGAGTTACATCATTGCCAAATAACATGCTAAGTCACTTGCCTAATATCAAGAGTATTACCCTGGACAAGAATATCCATTGTTGGAGGACTCGAAAGCAGGGCCAGTTTCACAGGCAGCTTGAACCTGAACATATACATGACATGGTGCTAACCTGTGATGTTAGTTGA